The Pedobacter roseus genome contains a region encoding:
- a CDS encoding ComF family protein: MGRVPMHAAMAMLYFRKGAKVQNLIHNLKYNGRTDVGVLLGNMLGERLKASVLYESVDLIVPVPLHRKKYKHRGYNQCSFIAEGIAEKMEIAFSEEILLRNHATESQTKKSRYNRYENMQDVFKVNDQASIVGKHILLVDDVITTGATLEACANELLNSGAAKVSIAALAFAE; this comes from the coding sequence ATGGGGAGGGTACCAATGCATGCTGCAATGGCTATGTTGTATTTTAGAAAAGGGGCTAAGGTGCAAAACCTGATCCATAACCTGAAATACAATGGCAGGACGGATGTTGGCGTACTTTTGGGGAATATGCTTGGCGAAAGGTTAAAGGCTAGTGTACTTTATGAAAGTGTTGATCTAATTGTTCCGGTACCCCTGCACCGTAAAAAATATAAACACAGGGGATATAACCAATGTAGTTTTATTGCCGAAGGGATAGCAGAAAAAATGGAGATCGCGTTTAGTGAAGAAATTTTATTACGCAACCATGCTACCGAAAGCCAAACCAAAAAGAGCCGCTACAACCGCTATGAGAATATGCAGGATGTTTTTAAAGTAAATGATCAAGCCAGCATCGTTGGCAAACATATCCTACTGGTTGATGACGTAATTACAACAGGAGCAACTTTAGAGGCCTGCGCAAATGAATTATTGAATAGTGGAGCCGCAAAAGTAAGCATCGCCGCACTGGCCTTTGCGGAATAA
- the rlmN gene encoding 23S rRNA (adenine(2503)-C(2))-methyltransferase RlmN, producing MVTAKKTDIRALDLPQLQQHLVAMQQPAFRAKQIYQWLWEKSATSFEQMSNLSKDLRKALDDSFAINAVQVNNSQFSNDHTIKNTFRLADGNIVEGVLIPLEDRMTACVSSQVGCSLTCKFCATGYMDRKRNLNADEIYDQVVLLDKQAKQNYNNPLTNIVYMGMGEPLLNYANVLRSIERITAPDGLNMSYKRITVSTAGIAKMIKKLGDDGAKFNLALSLHAADDKKRNEIMPINEANSLKALADALKYYFAKTKNPVTYEYIVFNHFNDEISDAMDLAKFCKHIPCKVNLIEYNPISFADFTNAEGDKIDAFSNYLKSQGINTNIRRSRGKDIDAACGQLAVKEEANA from the coding sequence ATGGTAACAGCAAAAAAAACCGATATCCGTGCATTAGATCTTCCCCAATTGCAACAACACCTTGTAGCGATGCAACAGCCTGCATTTAGGGCCAAGCAGATATACCAGTGGCTTTGGGAAAAATCGGCTACGAGTTTCGAGCAGATGAGTAATCTATCTAAAGATCTTCGTAAAGCTTTAGACGACTCTTTTGCCATTAATGCTGTTCAGGTTAACAACTCCCAGTTCAGTAATGACCATACCATCAAAAATACATTCAGGTTAGCCGACGGCAATATTGTTGAAGGTGTTCTAATCCCATTGGAAGATCGCATGACTGCCTGTGTGAGCTCGCAAGTGGGCTGTAGCTTAACCTGTAAGTTCTGTGCAACAGGCTACATGGATCGTAAGCGTAACTTAAACGCTGACGAGATTTATGACCAGGTAGTGCTGCTTGACAAGCAGGCAAAACAGAATTACAACAACCCTCTTACCAATATTGTGTATATGGGTATGGGTGAGCCATTATTAAATTATGCAAACGTATTGAGGTCCATCGAGCGTATCACTGCTCCTGATGGCCTAAATATGAGCTATAAGCGCATTACTGTATCAACAGCAGGCATTGCCAAAATGATCAAAAAATTAGGTGATGACGGTGCTAAATTTAATCTTGCACTTTCACTGCATGCAGCTGATGACAAAAAGCGTAATGAAATTATGCCAATAAACGAGGCTAACTCGCTAAAAGCTTTGGCAGATGCCCTTAAATACTATTTTGCTAAAACCAAAAATCCGGTCACTTACGAATACATCGTTTTTAATCATTTTAATGATGAAATTTCGGATGCAATGGATTTGGCAAAGTTTTGCAAACATATTCCTTGTAAAGTAAACCTGATAGAATATAACCCTATTTCTTTTGCTGATTTCACCAATGCTGAAGGGGATAAAATTGATGCTTTTTCAAATTATTTAAAAAGCCAAGGCATTAATACCAATATCCGCCGTAGCCGTGGTAAAGATATCGATGCAGCTTGCGGGCAATTGGCCGTTAAGGAAGAGGCGAACGCTTAG
- a CDS encoding DinB family protein, giving the protein MDVIKLLLKELADEFNTTKKFLAIVPADKFDWAPHEKSMKMKSLAVHIADLPRWVSLALTTDGLDFETEPYTEPHVENADDLVKILEKNYAAGKADLEKATEENLNGRWILSMGKQVLADYSKYETIRHSLNQTSHHRAQLGVYLRLLDIPIPGSYGPSADDQSF; this is encoded by the coding sequence ATGGACGTTATTAAATTATTATTGAAAGAGTTGGCTGATGAATTCAATACCACAAAAAAATTCCTGGCCATTGTACCAGCAGATAAATTTGACTGGGCACCACACGAAAAAAGCATGAAAATGAAATCGCTTGCGGTCCATATCGCCGACCTTCCGCGCTGGGTTTCCTTGGCTTTAACTACGGATGGGCTGGATTTTGAAACCGAGCCCTACACAGAACCTCATGTAGAAAATGCTGATGACCTGGTTAAAATTTTGGAGAAAAATTACGCAGCCGGAAAAGCTGATTTAGAAAAAGCTACCGAAGAAAATTTGAATGGGCGTTGGATACTGAGTATGGGGAAACAAGTTTTGGCCGATTATTCTAAATATGAAACCATTCGCCACTCTTTAAACCAAACGTCCCACCACCGGGCACAATTGGGTGTTTATTTGAGGTTACTGGATATTCCAATTCCGGGAAGTTATGGCCCAAGTGCCGATGATCAGAGTTTTTAG
- a CDS encoding type II toxin-antitoxin system RelE/ParE family toxin, protein MFKKHRGIKSDLLKLINDLERNPELGAYLGQNIYKIRLSISGTNKGKSGGARIITYVVVIDKIVYLAEIYLKSDHSTVNIEDVIQRLNDAGIINT, encoded by the coding sequence ATCTTTAAGAAACATCGCGGCATAAAATCTGATTTATTAAAGCTTATTAACGATTTAGAGAGAAATCCTGAATTAGGAGCCTACTTAGGTCAAAATATTTATAAAATTCGTTTATCTATTTCTGGTACGAATAAGGGTAAATCTGGCGGAGCAAGAATTATTACTTATGTCGTTGTCATTGATAAAATAGTTTATCTTGCTGAAATATACCTCAAAAGCGACCATTCGACTGTAAATATTGAAGACGTGATACAACGTTTGAATGATGCAGGAATTATTAACACTTAA
- the rluF gene encoding 23S rRNA pseudouridine(2604) synthase RluF gives MNNNSATRLNKFISESGLCSRREADRYIEKGTVFINGKRAKVGDQVLAGDKVMVNGHNIEPKEESNFILLAFNKPVGITSTTESSVRDNIVDYVNHSERIFPIGRLDKDSSGLIFLTNNGDIVNKILRAGNKHEKEYIVTVNKPITEDFIFEMSNGVPILGVNTRKCKVRQISTFVFNIILIQGLNRQIRRMCEHFDYEVTKLERTRIMNISLKGIPTGEFRELTEEEMKAITKSVENSSSEAKPKTKSAPKKKTNAWEEIPELREEQPKKAFKPKPSGQKSSGKKPGAHSGSKPTGKNNTGTRNSRPAKGKPAGKSNTRSRGR, from the coding sequence ATGAATAATAACTCTGCCACCCGTTTAAATAAATTCATCAGCGAAAGTGGATTATGTTCACGCCGTGAAGCAGACCGTTATATCGAAAAAGGTACCGTTTTTATTAATGGGAAAAGAGCTAAAGTAGGCGATCAGGTTCTTGCAGGCGATAAAGTAATGGTAAATGGCCATAACATAGAACCTAAAGAAGAAAGTAATTTCATCCTGCTGGCATTTAATAAACCTGTTGGCATTACCAGTACCACTGAATCCAGTGTACGCGATAATATTGTAGATTACGTTAACCATAGCGAAAGAATATTTCCAATCGGAAGATTGGACAAAGATTCATCCGGCCTTATTTTCCTGACCAATAACGGTGACATTGTAAACAAGATTTTAAGGGCTGGGAATAAACACGAAAAAGAATATATAGTTACGGTTAATAAACCCATAACAGAAGATTTTATTTTCGAAATGAGTAACGGCGTTCCTATTTTGGGCGTAAATACTCGCAAATGCAAGGTTCGCCAGATCAGTACCTTTGTTTTCAATATTATCTTGATTCAAGGTTTAAACAGACAGATCCGTAGAATGTGCGAGCATTTTGATTACGAAGTAACCAAACTTGAGCGTACACGGATCATGAATATTAGCCTTAAAGGTATTCCAACTGGAGAATTTAGGGAACTTACCGAAGAAGAGATGAAAGCCATCACCAAAAGTGTCGAAAACTCATCCTCTGAGGCTAAACCCAAAACAAAAAGTGCCCCCAAGAAAAAAACAAATGCCTGGGAGGAAATCCCTGAACTTAGAGAAGAACAGCCCAAAAAAGCATTTAAACCCAAACCATCAGGTCAAAAATCTTCGGGCAAAAAACCGGGTGCTCACTCAGGTTCAAAACCTACGGGTAAAAACAATACTGGTACCAGAAACTCAAGGCCAGCAAAAGGTAAGCCTGCAGGTAAGTCAAATACAAGAAGCAGAGGAAGATAA
- a CDS encoding NADPH-dependent FMN reductase, with product MKKIFAISGSTKSISTNGLYIAAISQVLGKDFEVTLFPSIANIPHFNPDLDLEDPPKVIYDLRKTIQEADGIIISTPEYAMGLPGSLKNLLDWTVSNASLSGKPVLAIVASTQGEKAYRSIIDILTVLEAKISAQLIPFAKAKINKEAEITDLETLTKLKSTIHAFVAAL from the coding sequence ATGAAAAAAATATTTGCGATTTCGGGTAGTACGAAATCTATTTCAACCAATGGACTTTATATTGCAGCCATCAGCCAGGTTTTAGGTAAAGATTTTGAAGTAACCCTTTTTCCTTCCATTGCCAATATTCCACATTTCAACCCTGATCTAGATTTAGAAGATCCACCAAAGGTTATTTATGATCTTCGTAAGACTATCCAGGAAGCAGATGGCATCATCATTTCTACGCCTGAATATGCGATGGGGCTACCCGGTTCGTTAAAAAACCTTCTCGACTGGACAGTGAGCAACGCATCATTGTCCGGCAAACCCGTTTTAGCGATTGTTGCTTCTACTCAGGGTGAAAAAGCCTATCGGTCCATAATAGATATTTTAACCGTTCTTGAGGCGAAGATATCTGCTCAGCTTATTCCTTTTGCAAAAGCCAAGATTAACAAGGAAGCTGAAATTACAGATCTCGAAACTTTAACAAAGCTTAAAAGTACCATTCATGCATTTGTTGCTGCCCTATAG
- the glmS gene encoding glutamine--fructose-6-phosphate transaminase (isomerizing), with the protein MCGIVGYIGYREAWPIVLKGLKRLEYRGYDSAGIALMNNDGQHIYKKAGKVAVLEEFAENEDRSGTSGMGHTRWATHGVPSDRNSHPHTSNNGKLSIIHNGIIENYATLKEELFNRGHEFKSDTDTEVLIHLIEEIQKIEQIDLLEAVRLALHEVNGAYAIVIMDKDHPDRLIAARKGSPMVIGVGQGEYFIASDATPIIEYTKNVIYLKDGEIALMTRRDLLIKQLDNVIQTPLIQELELKLEMLEKGGFDHFMLKEIYEQPRSIKDCMRGRIYPEEGKVQLGGIKEFAEKLKNIDRIIIVACGTSWHAGLVGEYLIEEYARIPVEVEYASEFRYRNPIITEKDVVIAISQSGETADTMAAIEMAKERGATIFGICNVAGASIPRLTHAGVYTHAGPEIGVASTKAFTAQVTVLTLMAFYMAQQKGTITTSKLIELLTELDHIPEKIQVALESNDLIKEVAEKIKDSTNCLFLGRGSGFPVALEGALKLKEISYIHAEGYPAAEMKHGPIALIDEEMPVVFIATQNSSYEKVISNIQEVKARKGKVIAIVTQGDTEVKKMADYCIEIPDANEAFLPLLATIPLQLLSYHIAVMRGCNVDQPRNLAKSVTVE; encoded by the coding sequence ATGTGTGGAATAGTAGGCTATATTGGCTATAGAGAAGCTTGGCCAATTGTATTAAAAGGTCTTAAAAGATTAGAGTATCGTGGTTATGATAGTGCCGGTATAGCACTAATGAATAATGATGGTCAGCATATTTATAAAAAAGCAGGGAAAGTTGCTGTTTTGGAAGAGTTTGCTGAAAACGAGGACAGATCGGGAACAAGTGGTATGGGGCACACTCGTTGGGCTACGCATGGTGTTCCTTCTGACCGCAACTCCCACCCACATACTTCAAATAACGGTAAGCTTTCTATTATACACAACGGTATTATCGAAAATTATGCTACACTTAAGGAAGAGTTATTCAACCGCGGGCATGAATTTAAAAGTGATACCGATACAGAGGTATTGATTCATCTGATTGAGGAAATTCAAAAAATTGAACAAATTGATCTTCTAGAAGCTGTTCGATTGGCTTTGCACGAGGTAAATGGCGCTTACGCCATTGTTATTATGGATAAAGACCATCCCGATCGTTTAATCGCCGCCAGAAAAGGCAGTCCGATGGTAATTGGTGTGGGACAAGGAGAATACTTTATTGCTTCGGATGCTACACCTATTATTGAGTATACTAAAAATGTAATTTACCTAAAAGATGGTGAAATTGCATTGATGACCAGGCGGGATCTTCTAATTAAACAGTTAGATAATGTTATCCAAACACCACTTATACAAGAGTTAGAGCTAAAACTCGAAATGCTGGAAAAAGGTGGTTTCGATCACTTTATGTTGAAGGAGATCTATGAGCAACCGCGTTCGATTAAAGATTGTATGCGTGGCCGCATTTATCCAGAAGAGGGTAAAGTGCAACTTGGTGGGATTAAAGAATTTGCAGAGAAATTAAAAAATATAGATCGCATTATCATTGTAGCCTGTGGAACATCGTGGCATGCTGGTTTAGTTGGTGAATATTTAATAGAAGAATATGCCCGTATTCCTGTTGAAGTTGAATATGCTTCAGAATTCAGGTACAGAAATCCAATTATAACGGAGAAGGATGTCGTTATCGCGATTTCACAATCTGGAGAAACCGCTGATACCATGGCTGCCATCGAAATGGCCAAAGAGCGTGGGGCAACCATTTTCGGAATATGTAATGTTGCCGGTGCTTCCATTCCACGTTTAACCCATGCTGGTGTTTATACCCATGCTGGTCCTGAAATTGGTGTAGCCTCTACAAAAGCATTTACGGCGCAGGTAACGGTTTTAACTTTGATGGCCTTTTACATGGCACAACAAAAAGGTACCATTACCACGTCAAAATTAATTGAGCTATTAACCGAACTGGATCATATTCCTGAAAAAATACAGGTTGCTTTAGAATCGAACGATTTGATTAAAGAAGTTGCAGAAAAAATTAAAGATTCTACCAACTGTTTATTCTTAGGCAGGGGAAGTGGTTTCCCTGTAGCGTTAGAGGGAGCTTTAAAACTTAAGGAAATTTCATACATACATGCAGAAGGTTATCCTGCAGCAGAGATGAAACATGGTCCTATTGCTTTAATCGACGAAGAAATGCCGGTAGTGTTTATCGCTACGCAGAATTCATCATACGAAAAAGTGATCAGCAATATACAAGAAGTAAAAGCAAGAAAAGGGAAAGTGATTGCCATTGTAACGCAAGGCGATACCGAAGTGAAGAAAATGGCCGATTATTGTATCGAAATTCCGGATGCTAATGAAGCTTTCTTGCCGCTTTTAGCAACTATTCCACTTCAGTTATTATCGTATCATATTGCGGTAATGCGTGGCTGTAACGTAGATCAGCCAAGAAACCTGGCGAAATCAGTAACCGTAGAATAA
- the glyA gene encoding serine hydroxymethyltransferase — protein sequence MTRDNQIFELIDKELNRQEHGLELIASENFVSKQVMEAAGSVLTNKYAEGLPGKRYYGGCQVVDVVEQIAIDRAKELFGAAWVNVQPHSGAQANAAVMLAILQPGDKILGFDLSHGGHLTHGSPVNFSGKLYQPFFYGVEKETGLIDYKKLEEVALAEKPKLIICGASAYSREWDYAFIRSVADKIGALVLADISHPAGLIAKGLLANPLPHCHIVTTTTHKTLRGPRGGMIMMGQDFENPWGLKTPKGEIRLMSNLLDMAVFPGTQGGPLEHIIAAKAVAFGEALSEEYGIYIKQVAANAQAMAKAFVAKGYGIISGGTDNHLMLIDLRNKNITGKVAENALEKAEITVNKNMVPFDDKSPFVTSGIRVGTAAITTRGLKEAEMGQIVELIDRVLTNPEDETNLSTVKAEVIKLVSAFPLYK from the coding sequence ATGACACGCGACAACCAAATTTTTGAACTTATCGATAAAGAATTAAACCGCCAAGAGCATGGTTTAGAGCTTATTGCATCAGAAAACTTTGTAAGCAAGCAGGTAATGGAAGCTGCCGGATCGGTACTAACCAATAAATATGCTGAAGGCTTACCAGGAAAACGTTACTATGGCGGTTGCCAGGTAGTAGATGTGGTAGAGCAAATTGCGATCGATAGGGCAAAAGAATTGTTCGGTGCAGCGTGGGTAAACGTTCAGCCACACTCTGGCGCACAGGCCAATGCAGCTGTAATGCTTGCTATTTTGCAACCAGGTGATAAAATATTAGGTTTTGATCTTTCTCATGGAGGTCACTTAACACACGGTTCGCCAGTTAACTTTTCAGGTAAATTATATCAACCATTCTTTTATGGTGTTGAAAAGGAAACCGGACTGATCGATTATAAAAAGTTAGAAGAAGTAGCTTTAGCTGAAAAACCAAAATTGATCATCTGCGGTGCATCTGCTTATTCTCGCGAGTGGGATTATGCATTTATCCGTTCAGTAGCTGATAAAATTGGTGCTTTGGTTTTGGCAGATATTTCTCACCCTGCAGGTCTGATTGCTAAAGGTTTGTTGGCCAATCCGCTTCCACATTGCCATATCGTAACTACAACAACCCACAAAACTTTACGTGGCCCACGTGGCGGTATGATTATGATGGGACAGGATTTCGAAAATCCATGGGGACTAAAAACACCAAAAGGAGAAATTCGTTTGATGAGTAATTTGCTTGATATGGCTGTTTTTCCAGGTACGCAAGGCGGTCCGTTGGAACATATTATTGCAGCAAAAGCAGTAGCCTTTGGTGAAGCTTTAAGCGAGGAATACGGAATTTACATTAAACAGGTTGCCGCTAATGCGCAGGCTATGGCCAAAGCATTTGTAGCTAAAGGTTACGGTATTATTTCGGGTGGTACTGATAACCACTTAATGTTGATCGATCTTCGCAATAAAAATATCACCGGTAAAGTCGCTGAGAATGCTTTAGAAAAAGCAGAAATCACAGTGAATAAAAACATGGTGCCTTTTGACGATAAATCACCATTTGTAACTTCAGGAATTCGTGTAGGTACTGCTGCCATTACTACCCGTGGTTTAAAAGAGGCTGAAATGGGACAGATCGTGGAATTAATCGATAGGGTTTTAACCAACCCTGAAGATGAAACCAATTTAAGCACAGTAAAAGCTGAAGTAATTAAATTGGTGAGTGCATTTCCACTTTACAAATAA